From one Nitrosococcus halophilus Nc 4 genomic stretch:
- the iscB gene encoding RNA-guided endonuclease IscB, with the protein MNRVFVLDTDRKPLMPCSPARARRLLRDGKAAVYRMQPFTIILKYRVDPNPQPVEFKVDPGSKITGLALVGNFPQQGRVVLWAANLTHRGYAIRERLASRRSLRRGRRGRKTRYRAPRFLNRTKPKGWLPPSLNSRVENVSSWFNRLLDRVPISECHIETVRFDTQKIQNPEINGVEYQQGELMGYEVREYLLEKWDRKCAYCNKKDIPLEVEHIIPRSRGGSNRVSNLTLARAPCNKKKNSKTAAEFGYTQIQSKSKLPLKDAAAVNATRYAIGCTIQSVGLPTSFWSGGRTKKNRISQGYTKDHWIDAACVGESAEQVTITEGYRALHIKATGRGTRQVVRTDKYGFPRGKAGRCRRVKGFQTGDLVRLSQPQGKYAGDHVGILASIRASGTFDVKAKAGKISANWINFKLIQRGDGYDYSLSAV; encoded by the coding sequence ATGAATAGAGTTTTTGTATTAGACACTGATAGAAAACCGTTGATGCCATGCAGCCCAGCAAGGGCAAGACGGCTGTTGCGAGACGGGAAGGCCGCGGTTTATCGGATGCAGCCATTTACGATCATCCTGAAATATAGGGTTGATCCCAACCCGCAGCCGGTTGAATTTAAGGTTGATCCGGGCAGCAAAATAACCGGGCTGGCTTTAGTTGGGAATTTTCCTCAACAGGGGCGCGTGGTGTTATGGGCCGCCAATCTTACCCATCGCGGGTACGCCATCCGTGAGCGGCTGGCTAGTCGTCGTAGTTTGCGCCGAGGTCGTAGAGGCAGAAAGACCCGCTATCGTGCGCCACGATTTCTAAACAGAACAAAACCGAAGGGTTGGCTGCCGCCATCGCTAAACTCGCGGGTTGAAAACGTTTCGAGCTGGTTTAATCGTCTGCTAGATAGAGTTCCCATTTCAGAATGTCATATCGAAACTGTGCGCTTTGATACTCAAAAAATTCAGAACCCTGAAATTAACGGCGTTGAGTATCAGCAGGGCGAGTTGATGGGGTATGAGGTGCGCGAATATCTGCTAGAGAAGTGGGACAGGAAGTGCGCTTATTGCAATAAGAAAGATATCCCGCTAGAGGTTGAGCATATTATACCGAGATCGAGGGGGGGTAGTAATCGGGTATCTAATTTAACCCTGGCCCGCGCGCCCTGCAACAAAAAAAAGAACAGCAAAACGGCGGCCGAGTTTGGGTATACCCAGATCCAGTCCAAATCCAAGCTGCCTCTAAAAGATGCAGCGGCGGTCAATGCTACCCGCTACGCCATCGGGTGCACTATTCAGTCAGTGGGATTGCCGACTTCTTTTTGGTCTGGTGGGCGCACCAAGAAAAACAGGATCAGCCAAGGCTATACCAAAGACCATTGGATAGACGCGGCATGTGTTGGCGAAAGCGCTGAGCAAGTGACAATAACTGAAGGTTATCGGGCGCTACATATCAAAGCCACGGGGCGCGGAACAAGGCAAGTCGTCAGAACCGACAAATATGGCTTTCCTCGCGGCAAGGCGGGGCGGTGTAGGCGAGTAAAGGGATTTCAAACGGGTGATCTCGTCAGGCTCTCGCAACCCCAAGGCAAGTACGCTGGCGATCATGTTGGGATACTGGCCAGCATTCGGGCTAGCGGCACCTTTGATGTGAAAGCCAAGGCCGGGAAGATCTCGGCCAACTGGATAAATTTCAAACTAATACAGAGGGGAGATGGTTATGACTACAGTCTTTCGGCTGTCTGA
- a CDS encoding DUF3422 family protein — MTIPADHPQRWLLNNELHARPPESLVPPEQVSHLVLTSDPGREGLEREKLAEICARFGHPILVPKSNHFRIDLGPFRLKWQKHTEFTSYTFFRRGPFQEPFANTVIESVPQDWLAGLPGQTLVAAHLAIYPMPEKPRSPDELADLFEGNVLTGARTGEGAAIAYADFRIHGDGFSRFIIKDISLTPRQAGRMVQRLLEIESYLMQALPTYPLARRTMPKLGRAEQELAKITEAIASATTEEEPALLDQLTKLAATTESMASSIQYRITAAQAYYELVQRRISELRELRAQGMQTFKEFCERRMGPAMHTCETVLRLQENLSRRIGRASELLRTRVNISLEHQNQQVLSSMAKRAKLQLHLQETVEGLSVAAITYYVVGLVGYLAKAAKAAHLPINPDLAIGISIPVVALLVALGVRKIRRMVTQNQGAD; from the coding sequence ATGACGATACCTGCCGATCATCCTCAACGGTGGTTACTCAACAACGAACTGCACGCCCGGCCGCCAGAATCACTCGTTCCCCCGGAGCAAGTATCACACCTTGTGCTTACCTCGGATCCTGGAAGGGAAGGGCTGGAACGGGAAAAACTCGCCGAGATTTGCGCCCGCTTTGGCCACCCCATCCTAGTTCCAAAAAGCAATCACTTTCGCATCGATCTGGGTCCATTTCGCCTCAAATGGCAGAAGCATACGGAATTCACCAGCTACACTTTTTTTCGGCGCGGCCCCTTCCAGGAACCCTTCGCCAACACCGTCATCGAAAGCGTGCCCCAAGACTGGCTAGCAGGGTTACCAGGACAAACCCTAGTCGCTGCCCACCTGGCCATCTATCCCATGCCCGAAAAACCACGCAGTCCTGATGAGCTGGCAGATCTATTTGAGGGTAATGTGCTCACCGGCGCCCGCACCGGCGAAGGGGCGGCCATTGCTTACGCCGACTTTCGTATCCATGGGGACGGCTTTAGCCGATTTATCATCAAAGACATTAGCCTCACCCCACGTCAGGCCGGGCGGATGGTACAACGGTTGCTGGAAATTGAGTCCTATCTCATGCAAGCACTGCCCACCTACCCACTGGCGCGCAGAACCATGCCGAAGTTGGGGCGCGCTGAGCAAGAATTAGCCAAGATTACCGAAGCCATCGCCTCGGCCACCACCGAGGAAGAACCAGCGCTTCTGGATCAGCTGACGAAGTTAGCGGCGACCACCGAAAGCATGGCCTCTTCCATCCAGTATCGCATCACCGCCGCTCAGGCTTACTATGAGCTGGTGCAGCGGCGCATTAGTGAATTGCGTGAGTTGCGAGCCCAAGGAATGCAGACCTTTAAAGAATTCTGCGAGCGGCGCATGGGGCCGGCAATGCATACCTGTGAGACGGTGCTCCGGCTACAGGAAAATCTATCCCGGCGTATCGGCCGGGCGAGTGAGTTATTACGCACCCGAGTCAATATTTCCCTTGAGCACCAGAATCAGCAGGTTCTCTCTTCCATGGCAAAACGGGCCAAGCTCCAGCTCCACTTGCAAGAAACGGTGGAAGGTCTTTCAGTAGCGGCAATCACTTATTATGTGGTGGGCCTGGTAGGTTACCTTGCCAAAGCAGCCAAAGCGGCTCATTTACCTATCAACCCTGATTTGGCCATCGGTATTTCAATCCCGGTGGTGGCCCTACTAGTCGCCCTGGGGGTACGGAAAATCCGGCGTATGGTAACCCAGAATCAGGGAGCGGACTGA
- a CDS encoding HAD-IC family P-type ATPase has translation MKSVKQESGHAHTVEAVLQRIGSDRLGLTQSEAEQRLQQYGPNRLTPPKRRGPIERFLVQFHNVLIYVLLAAAVVTALLAHWVDTGVILGVVVLNALIGFIQEGKAEQALEALRHLLSPQASVLRDGRHRMIPAEQLVPGDVVTLQSGDKVPADLRLIRVKNLRIEEAALTGESMPVEKALEPVAENASLGDRTNMAYSGTLVTYGTAEGVVVATGDHTEIGRISAMLGQVQTLTTPLLRQMAVFGRWLTAVILGVAAAVFAFGVGVRGYSFHEMFLAAVGLAVAAIPEGLPAIMTITLAMGVQRMARRNAIIRRLPAVETLGSVNVICSDKTGTLTRNEMTVRTVITADAGFEISGVGYNPHGGFSQQGQIILMDDYPGLGELCRAGLLCNDAILHNVEATWVIQGDPTEAALVSLAMKANLLPEWEREEWQRVDVIPFESEHRFMATLHHDRVGHAFIYLKGAPEQVLEMCHHQRSRGEDEPLDLPYWHDRILEMASRGERVLAVAFRVTHTDHCNLRFEDVQEGLTLLGLFGIIDPPREEAIAAVKECQEAGIRVKMITGDHLLTAQAISRQLGLKHSDQALAGTKLEVMDDETLRNVILDVDVFARASPEHKLRLVKALQSQGRVVAMTGDGVNDAPALKRADVGIAMGQKGTEVAKEAAEAVLADDNFASIAQAVKEGRTVYDNLKKAILFILPTNGGEAMALVAAILLGYMLPITPVQILWINMVTAVTLALALAFEPPEGNVMRRPPREPGEPVLSGFLVWRIVFVSVILVVGTFGLFLWYREQGAPIEYARTIAVNTLVMFEIFYLLNTRYMTNSVLSREGLLGNRYVLIAIAVVVGLQLLFTYTGPMQQLFASVALGLHDWGWIVLVTSSVFVLVELEKSFLRRRKEKAPPRRVEPPVAAFERFKPRRVWPAALILLLLGVGVGSWIWVQFEGEEKEAIVVAEAERQARPPAEPLPDTQTPGVKTPSDRETTPAPQQPEVAAIPLPEKEKEVPERPEMVPKPPIKEVEEEPEQIEVSPAAKTVTVQPGDTLSQIAARAYGDPTQWPLIYEANRGKIENPNVIIPGMELTLPPAPKNQD, from the coding sequence ATGAAGTCGGTAAAGCAAGAAAGTGGGCATGCCCATACAGTAGAGGCCGTATTACAGCGGATAGGCAGTGACCGTCTGGGATTGACCCAGAGCGAGGCAGAGCAACGCCTTCAGCAGTATGGTCCCAACCGGCTCACCCCGCCTAAGAGAAGGGGACCCATAGAACGCTTTCTGGTCCAATTTCATAATGTGCTCATTTATGTGCTGCTTGCCGCCGCTGTTGTCACCGCTTTGCTCGCCCATTGGGTAGATACGGGGGTCATTCTCGGGGTCGTGGTGCTCAATGCCCTGATTGGTTTTATTCAGGAAGGAAAAGCTGAGCAGGCGCTAGAGGCCCTCCGCCACCTCCTTTCGCCCCAAGCCAGCGTATTACGGGATGGTCGGCATAGGATGATACCTGCTGAGCAGTTGGTCCCTGGCGATGTGGTTACCCTACAGTCAGGGGATAAGGTGCCCGCAGATCTTCGCCTTATCCGGGTGAAGAACTTACGCATTGAGGAAGCCGCCCTGACCGGAGAATCCATGCCGGTGGAAAAGGCCCTTGAACCCGTTGCCGAAAATGCGTCTTTGGGGGATCGGACTAACATGGCTTATTCTGGCACCTTGGTTACCTACGGGACGGCGGAAGGGGTAGTCGTTGCCACGGGGGATCATACCGAGATCGGACGTATTAGCGCCATGCTAGGGCAGGTACAAACCTTGACCACGCCTTTGCTGCGGCAGATGGCTGTGTTTGGCCGCTGGTTAACGGCGGTTATCTTAGGGGTGGCGGCGGCGGTTTTTGCCTTTGGGGTAGGGGTCCGAGGTTATTCTTTTCATGAGATGTTTCTTGCCGCTGTAGGGCTTGCGGTGGCAGCCATTCCGGAAGGATTGCCCGCCATTATGACCATTACCTTGGCAATGGGGGTCCAGCGCATGGCCCGGCGTAATGCCATTATTCGTCGTCTTCCCGCAGTGGAGACTTTAGGTTCTGTCAATGTGATCTGTTCTGACAAAACGGGCACCTTGACCCGGAATGAGATGACGGTGCGCACGGTGATCACCGCAGACGCTGGGTTTGAGATCAGTGGGGTAGGGTATAACCCCCATGGCGGGTTTAGCCAGCAAGGCCAGATTATCCTGATGGATGATTATCCTGGATTAGGAGAGCTTTGCCGTGCTGGCCTACTTTGCAATGATGCGATCCTCCACAATGTGGAAGCTACCTGGGTCATTCAAGGGGATCCCACTGAAGCGGCTTTAGTGAGCCTGGCGATGAAGGCGAATTTGTTACCGGAATGGGAACGGGAGGAATGGCAGCGTGTTGATGTGATTCCCTTTGAATCAGAACACCGCTTCATGGCGACTCTGCATCATGATCGGGTGGGCCATGCTTTCATCTATCTCAAAGGGGCTCCTGAGCAGGTTTTGGAAATGTGTCACCATCAGCGTAGCCGGGGTGAAGATGAGCCGTTGGATCTACCCTATTGGCATGATCGTATTCTAGAGATGGCAAGCCGGGGTGAGCGGGTATTAGCGGTGGCTTTTCGGGTGACCCACACTGACCACTGTAATTTGCGCTTTGAGGATGTACAAGAGGGGCTGACCCTGTTGGGACTATTTGGAATTATCGATCCCCCCCGGGAGGAAGCCATTGCTGCGGTCAAGGAGTGTCAGGAAGCGGGAATCCGGGTCAAGATGATTACCGGAGATCATCTCTTGACTGCCCAGGCCATCAGTCGGCAACTGGGCCTTAAACATAGTGATCAGGCTCTAGCTGGTACAAAGTTGGAGGTCATGGATGATGAGACCCTCCGTAATGTGATTTTGGATGTGGATGTTTTCGCGCGGGCTAGCCCTGAACATAAGCTCCGTCTAGTCAAGGCCTTGCAGTCTCAAGGACGGGTTGTGGCCATGACCGGCGATGGCGTTAACGATGCACCTGCGTTGAAGCGGGCTGATGTGGGCATTGCCATGGGTCAAAAGGGTACGGAGGTGGCGAAGGAGGCTGCCGAAGCCGTGCTCGCCGATGATAATTTTGCCTCCATTGCCCAAGCGGTGAAGGAAGGGCGTACCGTCTATGACAATCTGAAGAAAGCCATCCTTTTTATTTTACCTACCAATGGGGGCGAAGCCATGGCCTTGGTCGCCGCCATTCTATTGGGCTATATGCTCCCCATTACTCCGGTGCAGATCCTATGGATTAATATGGTCACCGCAGTCACCCTTGCTCTGGCCCTTGCTTTTGAGCCCCCAGAGGGCAATGTCATGCGTCGTCCCCCCCGGGAGCCAGGGGAGCCGGTGTTATCCGGGTTTTTAGTTTGGCGGATTGTCTTTGTTTCGGTCATTTTGGTGGTAGGCACTTTCGGGCTCTTCCTGTGGTATCGCGAGCAGGGTGCCCCTATTGAATATGCCCGTACCATAGCCGTGAATACCTTGGTGATGTTCGAGATCTTCTATCTTCTCAACACCCGCTATATGACTAACTCCGTCTTATCCCGAGAGGGCCTGTTGGGTAACCGTTACGTCTTGATAGCTATTGCCGTAGTAGTAGGGCTTCAGTTGCTATTTACCTATACCGGACCGATGCAGCAACTATTTGCCAGCGTGGCTCTAGGCCTCCATGATTGGGGCTGGATTGTGCTGGTCACCTCTTCCGTATTTGTGCTCGTGGAACTAGAGAAATCCTTTTTAAGGAGAAGGAAAGAAAAGGCCCCGCCCCGGAGAGTTGAACCGCCTGTGGCGGCATTTGAGAGGTTTAAGCCCCGGAGAGTCTGGCCAGCGGCGCTCATTCTTCTACTGCTTGGCGTGGGGGTAGGCAGTTGGATATGGGTTCAGTTCGAGGGAGAGGAAAAAGAAGCGATAGTGGTGGCGGAAGCAGAAAGACAGGCGCGGCCACCTGCCGAGCCCCTGCCGGACACGCAGACTCCGGGGGTAAAAACGCCTTCTGACAGGGAGACGACGCCTGCCCCCCAGCAGCCTGAAGTGGCGGCAATACCGCTGCCGGAGAAAGAGAAGGAAGTACCGGAAAGGCCTGAAATGGTCCCTAAGCCCCCCATAAAGGAAGTGGAAGAAGAACCGGAGCAGATTGAAGTGTCTCCAGCGGCAAAGACAGTGACTGTCCAGCCGGGCGATACCCTCTCCCAGATCGCTGCACGTGCCTACGGCGATCCCACTCAATGGCCGCTTATCTATGAAGCCAATCGGGGCAAGATTGAGAACCCTAACGTCATCATCCCAGGCATGGAGCTGACTCTTCCCCCTGCACCTAAAAATCAGGACTAA